A portion of the Microbulbifer agarilyticus genome contains these proteins:
- a CDS encoding SapC family protein, whose product MSELLFYRKPVALNRENHRNLKFSPDSKFLFSREINSVPLTGIEFFEASRDLPIFFSRNESGQYFPLALLSLRNNQHALVDEDGSWQGSYVPAFIRRYPFAMTGNQTVCFDEGCKQFSEEVGEPLFDEQGENSTTLNNVLQFLTNFDKSYKATQEFSATLAEQQLFKSFDMQVMAGDGKPVRLEGLHVVDEAKLLEVEPEQVQRWFKSGQLAWIYAHLHSLGALRQLSKQQAQANAVAEAKEKAEAGALN is encoded by the coding sequence ATGAGCGAACTGCTTTTTTACCGTAAGCCGGTAGCCCTTAACCGGGAAAATCACCGCAATCTCAAATTTTCTCCGGATAGCAAGTTCCTGTTCTCCCGTGAGATCAATTCGGTCCCACTTACCGGGATTGAGTTCTTCGAAGCCAGTCGCGACCTGCCGATTTTCTTCAGCCGCAATGAGTCCGGCCAGTACTTCCCTCTAGCCCTGCTGTCGCTGCGCAACAATCAGCACGCATTAGTGGATGAAGATGGCAGCTGGCAGGGTAGCTATGTCCCCGCGTTTATCCGTCGCTATCCATTTGCGATGACCGGCAACCAGACGGTCTGCTTCGATGAGGGCTGCAAGCAATTTTCCGAAGAGGTTGGAGAGCCGCTGTTCGACGAGCAGGGTGAGAACAGCACAACCCTGAATAATGTTCTGCAGTTCCTGACCAACTTCGATAAGTCATACAAAGCGACTCAGGAGTTCTCTGCAACCCTTGCCGAGCAGCAGCTGTTCAAGTCCTTTGATATGCAGGTTATGGCTGGGGATGGAAAGCCCGTGCGCCTGGAAGGCTTGCACGTAGTGGACGAGGCCAAACTGCTGGAAGTTGAGCCTGAGCAGGTGCAGCGCTGGTTCAAGAGTGGCCAGCTGGCCTGGATCTATGCGCACCTGCATTCCCTTGGCGCGCTGCGTCAGCTCTCCAAGCAGCAGGCGCAGGCCAACGCAGTTGCCGAAGCGAAAGAGAAAGCCGAGGCCGGCGCGTTGAATTAA
- a CDS encoding ECF-type sigma factor, producing the protein MPQHEQLPELTGQLYEELRRCARRILANQSAELTLQTTDVVHEACLRLIESPAQFESRTHLYRCAAKAMRHLLVDHARAKSAQKRNGVHMRTVWMDNLLGDIDVNLGLLTIDHTLTEMSQIGERLESIAELHYLAGFTQARVAEILNISVATVERELKFARAFLTDRLQELHHPTPA; encoded by the coding sequence ATGCCCCAGCACGAGCAGTTACCCGAATTGACCGGACAACTCTATGAAGAGCTCCGGCGCTGTGCGCGGCGTATCCTGGCGAACCAGTCCGCAGAGCTGACCCTGCAGACCACCGATGTGGTGCACGAAGCGTGTCTGCGCCTGATTGAATCTCCGGCGCAATTTGAAAGCCGCACCCACCTGTATCGCTGCGCCGCCAAAGCCATGCGGCATTTACTGGTGGACCACGCCCGCGCAAAATCTGCGCAGAAGCGCAATGGAGTGCACATGCGCACGGTCTGGATGGACAACCTGCTGGGTGATATCGATGTGAACCTCGGCCTGCTCACCATCGACCACACGCTGACCGAGATGTCACAAATCGGTGAGCGACTGGAGAGCATTGCCGAGCTGCATTACCTCGCCGGCTTCACCCAGGCCCGAGTTGCTGAAATTTTGAACATTAGCGTGGCGACTGTTGAGCGCGAATTGAAATTTGCCCGGGCGTTCCTGACCGATCGCCTGCAAGAGCTCCACCACCCCACACCAGCCTGA
- a CDS encoding serine/threonine-protein kinase, which produces MPNRKIRLKTVKDLFDRCAEAAISERDALLASAEASPEELREVKRLLSFHDTVDVSAQQTHIIGQQLRTLSQSIPSGQQLGPFAIEEEIGHGGMGIVFRARRADGSYEQQVAIKVAPSFASAEELKHFHQERQILAKLQHPNIATLLDGGATDDNRPYLVMEYVSGKAIHEHCLTHKLPLKARLQLFIEVCKAVSYAHNHLIIHRDIKPENVLVNEQGQVKLLDFGIGKALQGEADRTNATALQGMTLAYASPEQIRGERTTMATDVYGLGALLYCLLTGRSPHGLGNNCAEQAVEAICRTETTPPSRIRVENGGIQDRKSLRGDLDNIVSKALRKEPERRYDSARDLQRDIERYLNREPVQATPSSLFYRAGRVLARHPVASGLAASVVVAINLGLAASLYLADQLRMERDSLLDAQREIKRQMYTAERTTALLTDMFEAASPARAQGRTVNVDQILEDGARKIRETLDNDPAVKSQLLKSLAQLNYNVGKYHEAATLQQEALQQLDTAALLPAGISATEAAHMRAELLIGLGRYQRESGAVNGAAAALEEAFTLLEQYPDKRLQAQALHRQGQLISRVGSPDDAIEVLNAAKGIWQQMPDQGGALGLANNHSLSNAYFNKPDFPMAAQTESAVLAERIKLLGESHPDTLNSYRFVARSYMRVGRWQEARELAQRAYQVSGKIFSTENKIFRHSAITYARLLGRLGDFQGAAEVLNPFLAGEVRELETTAELFHHRGYFNFHLGHVALARADLERAVKILGKIYPHNSDSTFLPRANLGEALAITGDVAAGIELINQVKQENIVQYGADDYGVASWNLRLARIALHEGKLEEARELNQLSHTINLKTFSHDHPIVLQNDETEMHIALAQNDKSKAIQICKRLIETYESIFPEDAPIIARHRQLLEQLTKSA; this is translated from the coding sequence ATGCCCAACCGCAAAATCCGTCTGAAAACGGTTAAAGACCTGTTCGACCGCTGCGCTGAAGCGGCTATCAGCGAACGCGATGCGCTCCTCGCCTCGGCGGAGGCCAGCCCTGAAGAACTGCGCGAAGTAAAACGACTTCTGTCGTTTCACGATACGGTCGATGTCAGTGCACAGCAGACGCATATTATCGGCCAGCAATTACGGACGCTCAGTCAGAGCATTCCCTCCGGGCAGCAGCTGGGCCCGTTCGCAATCGAAGAAGAAATTGGCCACGGCGGCATGGGCATCGTGTTTCGTGCACGCAGGGCCGATGGCAGCTATGAGCAGCAGGTGGCAATCAAGGTAGCCCCAAGCTTTGCCAGCGCTGAAGAGTTAAAGCACTTCCATCAGGAACGGCAGATCCTGGCCAAGCTGCAGCACCCGAATATCGCGACACTGCTGGACGGCGGCGCTACCGACGATAACCGCCCCTACCTAGTCATGGAGTATGTATCTGGCAAGGCGATTCACGAACACTGCCTTACCCACAAGCTGCCGCTCAAGGCACGGCTTCAACTATTTATTGAAGTCTGCAAGGCGGTCAGCTATGCCCACAATCACCTGATTATTCACCGGGATATCAAGCCTGAAAATGTACTAGTCAACGAGCAAGGCCAGGTAAAGCTATTGGATTTTGGCATTGGCAAAGCTCTGCAAGGCGAGGCGGACCGCACTAATGCGACCGCCCTGCAAGGCATGACCCTGGCCTATGCCAGCCCGGAACAGATACGTGGTGAACGCACAACCATGGCCACCGATGTGTATGGGCTCGGAGCACTACTGTATTGCCTGCTTACCGGGCGGTCTCCCCACGGGCTGGGAAACAACTGTGCGGAGCAGGCGGTGGAAGCCATCTGCCGTACGGAGACAACCCCACCCAGTCGGATACGAGTGGAGAACGGGGGAATCCAAGACCGGAAATCACTCCGCGGCGACCTGGACAATATTGTCAGCAAGGCACTGCGTAAGGAGCCCGAAAGACGCTACGACAGTGCCCGTGATCTGCAGCGGGATATTGAGCGCTACCTGAACCGAGAGCCGGTGCAGGCAACCCCTTCGAGCTTGTTTTACCGCGCGGGCCGCGTACTAGCCCGGCACCCTGTCGCCAGCGGCCTCGCCGCCTCTGTGGTGGTTGCGATTAATCTCGGGCTCGCCGCATCTTTGTACCTGGCAGACCAGCTGCGCATGGAACGCGACAGCCTGCTCGACGCACAACGGGAAATCAAACGGCAGATGTACACCGCGGAACGCACAACGGCGCTACTAACGGACATGTTTGAAGCAGCGTCGCCTGCACGCGCCCAGGGCCGCACCGTCAACGTCGATCAGATCCTGGAAGACGGCGCACGCAAGATTCGCGAGACTCTGGACAATGACCCCGCCGTGAAATCACAACTGTTGAAATCGCTGGCGCAGTTAAATTACAACGTCGGCAAGTACCACGAAGCCGCGACACTTCAGCAGGAAGCACTGCAACAACTCGACACCGCCGCACTACTGCCGGCGGGTATCAGTGCAACGGAAGCCGCCCATATGCGCGCCGAACTATTAATCGGCCTCGGACGCTACCAGCGGGAATCCGGCGCGGTGAATGGCGCTGCAGCGGCTCTTGAGGAGGCGTTCACCCTGCTGGAGCAGTATCCCGACAAGCGCCTGCAGGCACAGGCGCTGCACCGACAGGGGCAGCTGATTTCCCGTGTTGGTTCACCGGATGACGCCATCGAAGTACTGAACGCGGCAAAAGGTATCTGGCAGCAAATGCCCGATCAGGGCGGCGCTCTGGGCTTGGCTAACAACCACAGCCTGTCCAATGCTTACTTCAACAAACCAGATTTCCCGATGGCCGCGCAAACCGAATCCGCAGTACTTGCCGAGCGCATAAAACTATTGGGGGAGTCCCACCCGGACACGCTCAATAGTTATCGTTTTGTCGCGCGGAGCTATATGCGTGTGGGGCGCTGGCAGGAAGCCCGTGAGCTCGCGCAGCGCGCCTATCAGGTGAGCGGTAAAATTTTCAGCACCGAAAATAAGATCTTTCGGCACAGCGCGATCACCTATGCGCGACTACTGGGCCGTCTGGGTGACTTTCAAGGGGCTGCCGAGGTACTGAACCCTTTTCTCGCAGGCGAGGTGCGCGAGCTGGAAACCACAGCGGAACTCTTCCACCATCGCGGCTACTTCAATTTCCACCTAGGCCACGTGGCACTGGCGCGCGCCGATCTGGAAAGGGCCGTGAAAATACTTGGCAAGATTTATCCACACAACTCCGATTCCACTTTTTTGCCGCGCGCCAATCTCGGTGAAGCTCTGGCGATAACCGGGGATGTCGCCGCCGGTATTGAGCTGATTAACCAGGTTAAGCAGGAAAACATCGTGCAATACGGGGCCGATGACTACGGGGTGGCGAGCTGGAACTTGCGTCTTGCACGTATCGCATTGCATGAGGGCAAACTGGAAGAGGCGAGAGAACTAAATCAGCTGTCGCACACCATTAACTTAAAGACCTTTAGCCACGACCACCCCATCGTATTGCAAAACGATGAAACAGAAATGCACATTGCCCTTGCGCAAAACGACAAATCAAAAGCGATACAAATCTGTAAACGGCTAATAGAAACCTACGAAAGTATTTTCCCCGAGGATGCGCCGATCATCGCCCGCCATCGACAATTACTAGAGCAGCTCACCAAGTCTGCCTGA
- a CDS encoding aminoacyl-tRNA deacylase, with amino-acid sequence MTMAPTVSRYLDNHSVHYRVIPHEHSATSRESAHKADVREDRVAKAILLKDEQGMVMVVIPASSGLDMRAVRDETGRNQLEMVSESEFGNIFSDCELGALPPLGQAYGLTTLVDTGLDSRDTIYLESGDHESLVALDGEDFDRLMATSRHCNLSRDWW; translated from the coding sequence ATGACCATGGCACCCACTGTCAGTCGATATCTTGATAACCATTCCGTCCACTACCGGGTGATTCCCCATGAACACAGCGCGACCAGCCGTGAAAGCGCGCACAAAGCGGATGTTCGTGAAGACCGGGTGGCAAAAGCGATCCTGCTAAAGGACGAGCAGGGCATGGTAATGGTGGTCATACCCGCAAGCAGCGGGTTGGATATGCGCGCGGTGCGCGATGAAACGGGACGCAACCAGCTGGAAATGGTGAGTGAATCAGAATTCGGCAACATCTTCAGCGACTGCGAACTCGGCGCTCTGCCACCACTCGGTCAGGCATACGGACTGACAACATTGGTTGATACTGGACTCGACAGTCGCGACACAATCTATCTGGAATCGGGCGATCATGAATCACTGGTGGCACTGGATGGAGAGGACTTCGACCGTCTTATGGCGACCAGTCGCCATTGCAACTTAAGCCGGGACTGGTGGTAA
- the tuf gene encoding elongation factor Tu, with product MGKEKFERSKPHVNVGTIGHVDHGKTTLTAALTRVCAEVWGGDAVAFDGIDNAPEERERGITIATSHVEYESPTRHYAHVDCPGHADYVKNMITGAAQMDGAILVCSAADGPMPQTREHILLSRQVGVPYIVVFLNKADMVDDEELLELVEMEVRELLDQYEFPGDDTPIIVGSALMALNGDDSNEMGTTAVKKLVETLDEYIPEPERAVDQPFLMPIEDVFSISGRGTVVTGRVERGVINTGDEIEIVGIKETTTTTCTGVEMFRKLLDEGRAGENIGALLRGTKRDEVERGQVLAKPGSITPHTKFEAEVYVLSKDEGGRHTPFFKGYRPQFYFRTTDVTGACELPEGTEMVMPGDNVQMTVTLIAPIAMEDGLRFAIREGGRTVGAGVVAKIIE from the coding sequence ATGGGAAAAGAAAAGTTTGAACGTTCCAAGCCCCACGTAAACGTGGGCACCATCGGTCACGTTGACCACGGTAAAACCACTCTGACTGCTGCACTGACTCGCGTATGTGCAGAAGTATGGGGCGGCGACGCTGTTGCTTTCGACGGTATCGACAACGCTCCGGAAGAGCGTGAGCGTGGTATCACCATCGCAACCTCTCACGTTGAATACGAGTCCCCGACCCGTCACTACGCGCACGTAGATTGCCCGGGACACGCCGACTACGTTAAGAACATGATCACCGGTGCTGCTCAGATGGACGGCGCTATCCTGGTATGTTCCGCAGCTGACGGCCCCATGCCGCAGACTCGTGAGCACATCCTGCTGTCTCGTCAGGTAGGTGTACCTTACATCGTGGTATTCCTGAACAAAGCCGACATGGTTGACGACGAAGAGCTGCTGGAACTGGTAGAGATGGAAGTTCGTGAACTTCTGGACCAGTACGAGTTCCCGGGTGACGACACTCCGATCATCGTTGGTTCTGCTCTGATGGCCCTGAACGGCGACGACAGCAACGAAATGGGTACTACCGCTGTTAAGAAGCTGGTTGAAACCCTGGACGAGTACATTCCGGAGCCGGAGCGTGCGGTAGACCAGCCGTTCCTGATGCCGATCGAAGACGTATTCTCCATCTCCGGTCGTGGTACCGTAGTTACCGGTCGTGTTGAGCGTGGTGTTATCAACACTGGTGACGAGATCGAGATCGTTGGTATCAAAGAAACCACCACTACTACCTGTACTGGTGTAGAAATGTTCCGCAAGCTGCTGGACGAAGGCCGTGCTGGTGAGAACATTGGTGCGCTGCTGCGTGGTACCAAGCGTGACGAAGTTGAGCGTGGTCAGGTTCTGGCTAAGCCGGGCTCCATCACCCCGCACACCAAGTTCGAAGCAGAAGTGTACGTACTGTCCAAGGACGAAGGTGGTCGTCACACCCCGTTCTTCAAAGGCTACCGTCCTCAGTTCTACTTCCGTACCACTGACGTAACTGGTGCGTGTGAACTGCCAGAAGGTACCGAGATGGTAATGCCAGGCGATAACGTTCAGATGACCGTTACCCTGATTGCGCCGATCGCAATGGAAGATGGTCTGCGCTTCGCGATCCGCGAAGGTGGCCGTACCGTTGGTGCTGGCGTTGTAGCTAAGATCATCGAGTAA
- the fusA gene encoding elongation factor G, producing the protein MARKTPIERYRNIGICAHVDAGKTTTTERVLFYTGLSHKIGEVHEGAATMDWMEQEQERGITITSAATTCFWAGMQQQFPQHRVNIIDTPGHVDFTIEVERSLRVLDGAVVVLCGSSGVQPQTETVWRQANKYEVPRMVFVNKMDRAGADFRMVVDQLKDRLNANAVPLQMTIGSEDEFKGVVDLIKMKAILWNEDDMGMTFEYGDIPADMQDECEEMREFLVEAAAEATEELMEKYLEEGELTEEEIKAAIRQRTLANEIVPVLGGSAFKNKGVQAMLDAVIEFLPAPNQVKAIEGTLLDAAETVETREADDNAPFAALAFKIATDPFVGTLTFFRVYSGKLESGTAVYNSVKQKKERVGRMVQMHSNDRQEIKEVLAGDIAAAIGLKDVTTGDTLCSEDAKIVLERMEFPEPVISVAVEPKSKPDQEKMGIALGKLAQEDPSFRVKTDEETGQTIISGMGELHLDIIVDRMRREFNVEANIGKPQVAYRETIRNTSEIEGKFVRQSGGRGQYGHVWVKFEPAEDESAEGLEFVNEIVGGVVPKEYIPAVNKGIEEQMQNGVLAGYPLLGLKATLYDGSFHDVDSNEMAFKIAGSMATKKLADVGGAVLLEPVMKVEVVTPEENMGDVVGDLNRRRGLIQGMDENASGKVVNAEVPLAEMFGYATDLRSATQGRATYTMEFLKYAEAPKNVADEIIAKNKA; encoded by the coding sequence GTGGCACGTAAAACGCCTATCGAACGCTATCGTAATATCGGTATCTGCGCCCACGTAGACGCCGGTAAAACCACGACTACCGAGCGCGTACTGTTCTACACCGGTCTGTCCCACAAAATTGGTGAGGTGCACGAAGGCGCCGCAACCATGGACTGGATGGAGCAGGAGCAAGAGCGCGGTATTACCATTACCTCTGCAGCAACCACCTGTTTCTGGGCTGGTATGCAGCAGCAGTTTCCGCAGCATCGCGTAAACATCATCGACACCCCAGGACACGTTGACTTCACCATTGAAGTAGAGCGCTCCCTGCGTGTTCTCGATGGCGCGGTCGTTGTACTGTGCGGCTCTTCAGGCGTTCAGCCTCAGACCGAAACCGTATGGCGCCAGGCGAACAAGTACGAAGTACCGCGCATGGTATTCGTAAACAAAATGGACCGTGCCGGTGCGGACTTCCGCATGGTAGTGGACCAGCTGAAAGATCGCCTGAATGCGAACGCTGTACCTCTGCAAATGACCATTGGCTCTGAAGATGAGTTCAAGGGCGTTGTAGACCTGATCAAAATGAAAGCCATCCTGTGGAATGAAGATGACATGGGCATGACTTTCGAATACGGCGACATCCCGGCCGATATGCAGGACGAGTGCGAAGAAATGCGCGAGTTCCTGGTTGAAGCGGCTGCGGAAGCGACCGAAGAGCTGATGGAAAAGTACCTGGAAGAAGGTGAGCTGACCGAAGAAGAGATCAAGGCAGCAATCCGTCAGCGTACTCTGGCTAACGAAATCGTACCGGTTCTGGGCGGCTCTGCGTTCAAGAACAAGGGCGTACAGGCCATGCTGGACGCGGTTATCGAGTTCCTGCCAGCGCCGAACCAGGTTAAGGCAATCGAAGGTACTCTGCTCGACGCGGCTGAGACTGTTGAAACCCGTGAAGCTGACGACAATGCGCCGTTCGCTGCACTGGCGTTCAAAATCGCGACCGACCCCTTCGTTGGTACTCTGACCTTCTTCCGTGTTTACTCCGGTAAGCTGGAAAGCGGCACCGCGGTATACAACTCCGTGAAGCAGAAGAAAGAGCGTGTCGGCCGTATGGTACAGATGCACTCCAACGACCGTCAGGAAATCAAAGAAGTACTGGCAGGTGACATCGCTGCGGCCATCGGCCTGAAAGATGTGACCACTGGTGACACCCTGTGTTCTGAAGACGCCAAGATCGTCCTCGAGCGTATGGAGTTCCCGGAGCCGGTAATCTCCGTAGCGGTAGAGCCGAAGTCCAAACCGGACCAGGAAAAAATGGGTATCGCACTGGGCAAGCTGGCTCAGGAAGATCCGTCTTTCCGCGTTAAGACCGACGAAGAGACCGGCCAGACCATCATCTCCGGTATGGGTGAGCTGCACCTGGACATCATCGTTGACCGCATGCGTCGTGAGTTCAACGTTGAAGCCAACATCGGTAAGCCTCAGGTTGCCTACCGTGAAACTATCCGCAACACCTCTGAGATCGAAGGCAAGTTCGTTCGTCAGTCCGGTGGTCGCGGTCAGTATGGTCACGTTTGGGTGAAATTCGAGCCGGCAGAGGACGAGTCCGCTGAAGGTCTGGAATTCGTCAACGAGATCGTTGGTGGTGTAGTACCGAAGGAATACATCCCCGCAGTAAACAAGGGTATTGAAGAGCAGATGCAGAACGGTGTTCTGGCTGGCTACCCGCTGCTGGGCCTGAAGGCTACCCTGTACGATGGCTCTTTCCACGATGTGGACTCCAATGAAATGGCGTTCAAGATCGCGGGCTCCATGGCTACCAAGAAGCTGGCAGACGTGGGCGGTGCTGTACTGCTCGAGCCGGTAATGAAGGTAGAAGTGGTTACTCCGGAAGAGAACATGGGTGACGTAGTAGGCGACCTGAACCGTCGTCGCGGTCTGATCCAGGGCATGGACGAAAATGCGTCCGGTAAAGTTGTAAACGCGGAAGTGCCGCTGGCCGAAATGTTCGGTTACGCCACCGACCTGCGTTCTGCTACCCAGGGCCGTGCTACTTACACCATGGAATTCCTGAAGTATGCGGAAGCGCCGAAAAACGTCGCTGACGAAATCATTGCAAAGAACAAAGCTTAA
- the rpsG gene encoding 30S ribosomal protein S7 yields MPRRRVVAKREVLPDPKFGNVTLAKFMNHVMISGKKSVAESIVYGALDLVSEKLNKDPIEIFEESLENIAPMVEVKSRRVGGATYQVPVEVRPARRTALAMRWLVDFSRKRGEKSMAQRLANEMIDASQNKGGAVKKREDVHRMAEANKAFSHYRF; encoded by the coding sequence ATGCCAAGAAGACGAGTAGTCGCCAAGCGCGAAGTACTGCCCGATCCCAAGTTTGGGAACGTGACTCTGGCCAAGTTCATGAACCATGTCATGATCTCTGGTAAGAAGTCTGTGGCAGAGAGCATCGTATACGGTGCACTGGATCTGGTTTCAGAAAAGCTGAACAAAGATCCGATTGAAATTTTTGAAGAGTCCCTGGAAAACATCGCCCCGATGGTGGAAGTAAAGTCCCGTCGTGTTGGTGGTGCTACTTACCAGGTACCGGTAGAAGTGCGTCCTGCACGTCGTACCGCGCTGGCAATGCGCTGGCTGGTAGATTTCTCCCGTAAGCGCGGCGAGAAGTCTATGGCCCAGCGTCTGGCCAATGAAATGATCGATGCTTCCCAGAACAAGGGCGGCGCGGTCAAGAAGCGTGAAGACGTGCACCGTATGGCGGAAGCCAACAAGGCGTTCTCTCACTATCGTTTCTAA
- the rpsL gene encoding 30S ribosomal protein S12 yields MATINQLVRKPRKRKVEKSDVPALQACPQRRGVCTRVYTTTPKKPNSALRKVCRVRLTNGFEVTSYIGGEGHNLQEHSVVLIRGGRVKDLPGVRYHTVRGALDCAGVNDRKQGRSKYGAKRPKA; encoded by the coding sequence ATGGCAACGATCAACCAGTTGGTTCGTAAGCCGAGAAAACGCAAAGTTGAAAAAAGCGACGTGCCTGCACTGCAAGCTTGCCCGCAGCGCCGTGGAGTTTGTACTCGTGTGTATACCACTACACCGAAGAAGCCGAACTCCGCACTGCGTAAAGTTTGTCGTGTGCGCCTGACCAACGGTTTCGAAGTAACTTCGTACATCGGCGGTGAAGGCCACAACCTGCAGGAGCACAGCGTGGTACTGATTCGCGGCGGTCGTGTTAAAGACTTGCCGGGTGTGCGCTACCACACTGTACGCGGTGCACTTGACTGTGCCGGCGTAAACGATCGCAAGCAGGGCCGTTCTAAGTACGGTGCCAAGCGTCCTAAGGCATAA